A stretch of DNA from Nitrospira sp.:
GCCGGCCTACCGAGTGCCCAATCACTGGCGCAAAGTCGCGGGCATCGGGCTTGCTTTCATTCTGATGGAAGACACGGACGGTGCATCCGAGTCAGTACCTCTGCTGACGTCCACTCTCTGGAGAGTGGAGAAGGAGGGCCCTATGCGAGCCTCAGAATACTTCGTTCACGGCTGCGATCCCGCGACGTTGGTCGTTCGGCAGATCATGGAGGACTCGGTCACGACGGTCAGTCCCATGTCTAAGGCGATGGCGGTGGCGGAACTCCTGAGTGAACACAACTTTGGAAGCGTCCCTGTCGTGGAGAAGGACTACACGCTTCGCGGGTTGGTGACGGAATTTGACCTCCTGAAGGCTGTTGAACAGGGGAAAGATCTTCGGGAAGTCACCGCGGCAGACATCATGACCCGGGATGTCGTGACGACCACGGAAGACATGACATTGATGAACCTGATTCATCTGTTCCAGGAACGGCACCTGATCCGCGTGCCGGTCGTGAAAGATCATCGCCTCGTCGGCATGGTCGCACGGCGCGATGTCGTCTTCGGCTACGTCAAGGCACGAGCCATCTACTGGCCATAGCCACAGGAAGGGGGGCATTCAAGACGTCACGGGGCGAGACGCGATCGTTCTGCCGCATCGGCGACCCTCGCGGTTCCTATCCAACCGGTCACCGTCATGGCCACGACGGAGCCCGCAAAGGCCGCCGCCATATCCTTCTGTGCGTCCCATTCGTCACCTTGCGTGCCGAGATACATGCTGCCCAAATCCGGGCTGACGACCATCGCCACCATCGCCTCCACCATCTCGAAAAACCCACTCTGTGCCAGGATGCCACTCACCGGCAGAAAGTAAGACCACCCTCCCCGCACACCGGCCAGGCGGACAAGCACCTCGCGCAGCGGATAGACCAACAACAACCCATAGGCAAAGTGGACGAGCCGGTCGAAGGGATTCCGGCTCAACGCCAACAGGTCCTTGAGCCAAAATCCAAACGGGACTTCTGAATAGGTGTAATGGGCGCCGATCGCATGCAGCACCATGAAGGTCGTGATGAGCACGTAAGATGGAAGTGAAAACGAAAACCGGCGATAGGTGGACACCAGCCCCATCACCAGCCCGAAGGCCAGCAGATTTTCGAGCAGCCAGTCGTGGCGATTGACCGGGGCAATGGCCAATAGAGCCCACAACAGCCCATAGCCGAGCAACAGCCTCAGCACAATACGGCGTTCTGCCTCGCCCTGGCCCTCTGCGTTCACTGCTAGACGCATGGCGCACCGGCTATTCCGAGAACGCCGCCTCCGACTCCAGCGCCGTCTCCGCTCCTCGCAACGCACGCACCACCAGCAAGAGCGTCATGGAGAGCAGCGCGCCGTAGAGTGCCGCGGCCATATCCTTTTGCGCGTCCCAGATATCCCCTTGCGATCCCAGATAGGTGACGCCCAATTCCGGATGGAGCGCGCGAGCCACCCACGATTCGATGATCTCCCAGAGCCCGCTCAATCCCAGCACCGTCATGACCGGAAGGTAATACACCACCCACCCGCGGATGCTGGCACTCAGGCGGAACAACTCTTCCATTGGATAGGCCAGGAGAAAACCGAAACTGAAATGCACCACCCGGTCGAAATGATTGCGCCCGAGGTGCAGGACCTGATCCAGCCAGAGCCCGATGGGTACCTCCGCATAGGTGTAGTGTACTCCGACCGTGTGCAACGTGAGGAAGGCGGTAATCAGCGCATACGATGTGTGAGAAAGAGGGAGAAACCGATGTGTCGCGACCAGGAGGACAACAAAGGCGGCGGGCAAGATGCTCGCGATCAACCAGAACTGCGGATCAACCGGAGCTTGCGCCATCCACACCGACACCGCCAGATACCACAGCAGCAGTCCGATCGAGAGCAGCTTGTTTCGACCCACCAGGTGTCTCCTTCTCATCGTGGTACAGGAAGGATCTGTCTTCGCACCCTGTGCGGAGCAGCTCAAATTACTCTACTGAATGGATCGCCGTCCTGCAACCGCCTCTTCGCCTCCGCTGAACTCGCACCACGCGTCGTGGGGAGCCTATCCATCTCGCGCATCGGATCGAGCCGGAACTCAGGCGGCACTGCAGATAGAGAGGGGAAACGAGACAGGCCGGTGGCGGGAGGATTGCGCCAAGGGACGGAGTGGATCGTGAGCCTGTGCTCCGGCAGATCGAACGTCGTGCCGGCGATCGAACGGGGTGCGACTAAGCGGAAGGCCTGGCGTGACACTCCGGATCTTCGATCACCGCCCCGCATTCGAGGCATCGATAGCGAGGAGGATCCTCGTCGTGTTCGGAACGGATGCGATCGATGAGTCGCATGTGGAGGCAGGTGAGTGTCCGTGTCATGGTCGGATCGAGTTGAGGACTCTGCATAAGAACCTCCCCGAATCGCGGCGGACGTAGATATGTGAGAGCGATCCCCGGCTGAATTCGGTCCAACCCTAGCAGATTTCTCAACACTTGACACGACGAATATTACACAGGCCCACGCCAGATATTCACTGACACAACTATTCGGGGGGGCATGCTGTCGCTATGTCAATATATAGGCATAGTCCCCAAGAGGACCTCAGATCCATCACGTGAATGTGCACGAGACAGATCGAAGGGTTTCGGCGAAGCGCCGCCTGTTGCCGGGGCAACCATTTTCGACAGGGGTGTGCAGGTGACCCCCTCCATGCTCACCAGCTCAAGAAACGTCTTGAGGGTCTTGAGAAAGCGTTGCTCGCCGGCGCTCGTACGGACAAACGGCCCACACCCGCTCATGAGTGCAGACGAATGGAACACCAGATTCAGCACCCGGTAGCCTTGCCTCCGCATCTGACGAACGAGCTGCAGCATCATGGCCGGAGTTTCGATCTCCGGCGAGAGCCACACTTTCCGCAACAGATGCAATCGCGAGAGCAGGCCGCCGAGCCGGAGCCGGCGGTACGGACTCCGCCGGAGTCGTCGCGCCAGCGTCGCACAGGCCTGAAATTCTCCATGGAGATAGCCAATACTGACCGGGACTTCCGCGAGCGCCCCGTGCGAACGTCGATCACTGAACGGCTCCTGGGCAACGGCATAGGGGCGCGGAGAGATGTGGGAAAAATCAGGGCCAGAGTCCCGTGTCCATGAGGTATAGGGCGTGACGGAACTGTCGATACGATATCCGAGCCGGAGCAGGTTCATCGCAACTTCGGAATCGAACCCCCAACGCCCGCTCCGGAATGCGATGGGCGCCAGGTCAAAGGTCTCGTGAATGGCATCATGCAAACATTGTAGCTTTTCATATTGCAAGCCGACCGGCAGGTTGCAGAGCATGCTATTGTAGACATTCCGACGTTCCCCGTGCGGGGGCGTATTCCATGGATGACAATGCGCCCCGATTTCACAGGCGCCGGCATCAAGCAAGTCACGCAGCATGGCCGCTGCACGCTCATCGCCGACGACTGGATAGGTGAGGAGATAGGTCGGTACAACCCCGAACTCGTCGAACAACGTCTGCAGAAGAGGAAGGCGGTACACGTTGTTGACGGTTGCGCGGCAGGGCGGCGTGATGCCCCATTGATCTTCCTCCACATCAACCGTCACCACCAATTTCATAGGCACGCGTTCTTGCATGGGTCGTGGCCTGCTATCTGACCAGGATTTTGATCGCCTGCTTGGCACTCTCCAGCAGCTTGAGCGTGACCGCCCTCGCAGACCGGTTGTACACCCGCAGGGTCATCAACCGTCGGAGATCGGTCGCCCATGCGAGCTTGTACGGTTGTGCACCCTGCAACAGATCGATAGTCTTCACCCCATCACGAATGGCCTGCTCAATTCGGTGATGCAGCAGCAGCATGCCAGGGCTGGACCTTGGAACGGCGGCCGGATCGAATCCTGGCAGATAAAAGTCATACGTATCCCCATAGACAAACCCATAGATGGCCGCAATCGGTCGCCCCTCCAACTCCAGCCAGTCAAGGCTCACGCGACCTCGTTCGCTCAAAACCTGCACCACCTCCCGGTGAAACCGTTTGGGCATCTCCTTGGCAAACACCCCGCCATCAGCCCGGGCAGTCCATCGCTGTTGGTGGAGCGTCATCAATGATTCGAGGGCGGCCTCGACCTCGGCAGGACTCGTGGCGCGTCTGTACCGTATGTCGCCCGCCTGTTGAAGGCACTTCGTCTTCCGTTGCAGCGTATAGCGTGTGTTCCGCCCAAGGCCGGCACGATAGGCATCGACCGTTCCGGGCAGACGGATGACGGGGCAGCAAGCCGTGGCGGTCATTTCGCCGACCTTGCCCGTCTCGCCGAACCACTCGTTCCACAGATCCAGGGTGGTGGACTCGGCAGGCATATCCGAGAGCGTAAGAATGTCCCACTCGTTCCGCGCGTCGGTGAACAGGTAGCGGGAGAGACTCTGTAGCAAGGCCGGTTTATGGTGGCCGCTCGCTATCAGATCGAGATAGGACGAGCCGACGCCGTCGCTGCCCAGAAATCGCCATTCTCGGAACCAGTTGAAGCCGAGGCCCGGAATGCCGGTCCGACGGGCATAGAACGGCGCGATGCCGACCACACGTTCGCGATCGTCGAACGCCAGCAGAATCTTGAGACACCCATCACCCAAGTAATGTTTCGACCAGTAGTACAACCACTCCCACGTGAGAAAGACACTATGCCCTGGCACGGAGTGAAGCAGTTGCTCCCATTCACAAGCCAGTCCCTTGAATTCCTTCAACGAGGTGACTGCGCGAATAGTCAAGGGAGCTGCGTTCGTCATGGCACATACTCTTGCAGGAGAGGAAAAACGAGGCCGGCAAATTCTTCAGGTGCTGTCCACGCATCTGCGTCCTGAACAATCCGAGGCTCCGCCGACACCAGCACCAGGGCACCATCGGTGCGCCCGTGCCGGAACACCTGCATGATCGTCGCCAGCTTGGCCTGAAAACGGCCCGCATAACTCCTGCCATCGATGTGATACCAGAACAGGGCCGGGACGGGCCGGTGGCTCCTGTCGAGCATGGTGCGATTCGCTGATACCGTCCGCTCCCCCACCAGTAGGGCCGCGGCGAGGGCCTGCTCATGGAGCGGCGCCGTCTGCATCCCCACCAGTTCTTTTCCCTGACGTTGGGCTTTCGTATACGCCACAGAGAGATTCACGCGACGGCCATCAGGTGCGCGATAGGTCCGCGCCAGTGATGCGTCCGCATCCAGCAGGTTAATCAATGATCCGGTGTTCGACTGACGGTCGATAACCCAATCACCGATCTCGGCGGGAAATGTTGCCAGGTCCTTTTTGAGTCCTGTAGTCCCGTGATGAAGCCAGGACAGAACCAGCGTCGCACCGGCAAGGGTGGCGCAAGCCAACCACCAGGCTCGGCGCCATGCCGGGACTGGCGAGAGTACGACGCCGGACACGCCTTCCGGTTCCGGCAACAGCGAGGTCGGCGCTCTCCGTTCCAGTTTGCTCAGGAGCCAAGCCCCCATGAACAGAAATCCGAACGCAACCCAATCGACAAACAAGCCCTGTAGCATATGATACGGCCCATGCAGGTCTTTGCCCCCCGCTTGCGCATAGAGGCCCATAACTGTCACCCGCAGCCAGTTGGCCATGATGGCCATCAGGACCGACGACAACACAAGCGTGACCCGGCTCCACCACATCCGCAGCGTGAGATGGGCCAGCGGTAACCCGACGGCCAGCACGGCGATGAGCAATCCAGCCCCGCTACATTCGCGCGCCACTTCCAACGTGACCGTGGGCAGGAGGATGAAGATACGGTGTTCCAGGATCACGGGAATGCCGATCGCCTGCAGCATGGAGGCAGACATGTTGGCGGTGAGGAGTTGAAAGGGCCATTCCAGCGGTTCGGTCAGGACATCCAAGACGGGCGTCATGAAGATCAGATAGGCGAGCGGAAAGGCCATCGCCTTGAGATACGTAAACCCACACAGGAGCAGGACGAGTCCCGCCAGGACCAGGATCAACGCGAGGCTTTCGATGGTCATGACGCCGGCCACGTCACTCGCCATGAGTAGGAGCGTCGCACTCACGAGCCAGAGCGCACCCGGCACGAGCGCCGGTTGAACCGGAATCCGTTTCAAGTCCGGCCATTGAAGCCAAGTCAGATACAGACTAACCAACGGGACAAGAAATCCGTGAGAAAAGCCGTAGCGATTCCACCACAATTCCCAAAGATCGCCCCAGGCGCGCGCGGAGAGCAGCCAGAACAACAGACCGAGTCCGAGAACCCGCAGCGTCAACGGATCGACGCCGAACCATCTCGTACTCCGGCCCATCAAGGAAGACCGTGGCTGCAGAACGGTTCCCCTTTCGGACGTATGGCTGAGCGAATGTTCCACGTTACTCCTCGATCTTATTCGCCGCCACCATGCGGGCCGCACGGTCAGACTCCGCGAAATGACCGGGCAGCAGCAGGGCCTGCTTCAATTCGGCCAACGCGTCGTCCTGCTTGCCGATCTTCGAAAGCGTCATCGCGTGGTGATAGCGCACGACCGGGTGCTGAGGCAGTGCCGTCGACGCTTCAGCCAATAACCGCTGAGCGTCGGCGAACCGTTCCTTCTTAAAATAAATCCACCCCAGCGTATCCTTGATAGCGGGATTCGCGGGCGCTCGATCGAGCGCAGCCAGGGCCAACCCGAGAGCATCATCAAGATCCTGCCGCTCGCTCAGATCCGCGGCGAGATTGTTCGCGGCGACGACATTGCCCGGATCCAGTTGAACGGCCCGGCGATACTGCGTATTGGCCGCATCGAGCTGCCCCTGCGACGCCAGCGTCATGCCTAAGGCCGTGTGGAACTCCGAATTGGTTTCTTCCTTCTTGAGCGCAACCTGAAAGGCAGACTGGGCCGCAGACAGCTGATGTCGGTAGAGATAGAACTGGCCCAGTTCATAGTGCGTCAAGGCTACGTCCGGCGCGAGGGCCCTGGCTTTCCGGAAGGCCCTCTCGGCTTGATCCAGTGCGTGCTGAGCCACATACCATCGCCCTGCGAGACGCCAGATGTTCGGATCGTGCGGAGCCTGGGCCACATGCAGGTTAAGCATGCGCTCTGCTTGCGGACCTTGGTTCGATTCGGCCAGGGCTCTGAGAGAGTCCTGGAGAATCGCGAGATCGCCTGGCGCACGTGCGAGCGCCTCTGAGAGGAGCACCGCCGCTTCGGCCGGTCGTCCTTGCAGTGACCGCAGGCCCGCCAGCTTCACGTAGCCGATCGATTGTCCGGGAAGTTGCCGGAGGATCTCGCCGAATACGTCTTCGGCCTTGGTCCACTGTTTCGCCTGGGTCAATGCATCGCCGGCCAGCAGCGCGCCTTCGGGATTGGAAGGGTCTGACCGCAAGGCCTGCCAGGCTTCATGTTCGGCCTCGGACGATTTGTGCTGCCCAAGATACAACCTCGCCAGCGCCAGATGGGCCGTGCCGTTCTCCGGCCGGAGTTTCACCGCCTCACGTAGCGCGTCTTCCGCCTGTCCCGCACGGCCCTGCGCCATTCGCGCTATTCCCAGGTAGAGATGGGAAGCGGACAGGGTCGCGTCCCGTCCGATGGAGCGTTCGAACAGGGAGACGGCTTCAAGCAGATCATTGCCTGCCAGGGCAATGCGGCCTTTGAAATAGAGGCCCATGGCATCATGTTCATCCGCCTCGAGAATGGGC
This window harbors:
- a CDS encoding CBS domain-containing protein, with the translated sequence MRASEYFVHGCDPATLVVRQIMEDSVTTVSPMSKAMAVAELLSEHNFGSVPVVEKDYTLRGLVTEFDLLKAVEQGKDLREVTAADIMTRDVVTTTEDMTLMNLIHLFQERHLIRVPVVKDHRLVGMVARRDVVFGYVKARAIYWP
- a CDS encoding DUF2238 domain-containing protein, with the translated sequence MRLAVNAEGQGEAERRIVLRLLLGYGLLWALLAIAPVNRHDWLLENLLAFGLVMGLVSTYRRFSFSLPSYVLITTFMVLHAIGAHYTYSEVPFGFWLKDLLALSRNPFDRLVHFAYGLLLVYPLREVLVRLAGVRGGWSYFLPVSGILAQSGFFEMVEAMVAMVVSPDLGSMYLGTQGDEWDAQKDMAAAFAGSVVAMTVTGWIGTARVADAAERSRLAP
- a CDS encoding DUF2238 domain-containing protein, whose product is MGRNKLLSIGLLLWYLAVSVWMAQAPVDPQFWLIASILPAAFVVLLVATHRFLPLSHTSYALITAFLTLHTVGVHYTYAEVPIGLWLDQVLHLGRNHFDRVVHFSFGFLLAYPMEELFRLSASIRGWVVYYLPVMTVLGLSGLWEIIESWVARALHPELGVTYLGSQGDIWDAQKDMAAALYGALLSMTLLLVVRALRGAETALESEAAFSE
- a CDS encoding polysaccharide deacetylase family protein, which codes for MKLVVTVDVEEDQWGITPPCRATVNNVYRLPLLQTLFDEFGVVPTYLLTYPVVGDERAAAMLRDLLDAGACEIGAHCHPWNTPPHGERRNVYNSMLCNLPVGLQYEKLQCLHDAIHETFDLAPIAFRSGRWGFDSEVAMNLLRLGYRIDSSVTPYTSWTRDSGPDFSHISPRPYAVAQEPFSDRRSHGALAEVPVSIGYLHGEFQACATLARRLRRSPYRRLRLGGLLSRLHLLRKVWLSPEIETPAMMLQLVRQMRRQGYRVLNLVFHSSALMSGCGPFVRTSAGEQRFLKTLKTFLELVSMEGVTCTPLSKMVAPATGGASPKPFDLSRAHSRDGSEVLLGTMPIY
- a CDS encoding GNAT family N-acetyltransferase, yielding MTNAAPLTIRAVTSLKEFKGLACEWEQLLHSVPGHSVFLTWEWLYYWSKHYLGDGCLKILLAFDDRERVVGIAPFYARRTGIPGLGFNWFREWRFLGSDGVGSSYLDLIASGHHKPALLQSLSRYLFTDARNEWDILTLSDMPAESTTLDLWNEWFGETGKVGEMTATACCPVIRLPGTVDAYRAGLGRNTRYTLQRKTKCLQQAGDIRYRRATSPAEVEAALESLMTLHQQRWTARADGGVFAKEMPKRFHREVVQVLSERGRVSLDWLELEGRPIAAIYGFVYGDTYDFYLPGFDPAAVPRSSPGMLLLHHRIEQAIRDGVKTIDLLQGAQPYKLAWATDLRRLMTLRVYNRSARAVTLKLLESAKQAIKILVR
- the xrtW gene encoding exosortase W translates to MEHSLSHTSERGTVLQPRSSLMGRSTRWFGVDPLTLRVLGLGLLFWLLSARAWGDLWELWWNRYGFSHGFLVPLVSLYLTWLQWPDLKRIPVQPALVPGALWLVSATLLLMASDVAGVMTIESLALILVLAGLVLLLCGFTYLKAMAFPLAYLIFMTPVLDVLTEPLEWPFQLLTANMSASMLQAIGIPVILEHRIFILLPTVTLEVARECSGAGLLIAVLAVGLPLAHLTLRMWWSRVTLVLSSVLMAIMANWLRVTVMGLYAQAGGKDLHGPYHMLQGLFVDWVAFGFLFMGAWLLSKLERRAPTSLLPEPEGVSGVVLSPVPAWRRAWWLACATLAGATLVLSWLHHGTTGLKKDLATFPAEIGDWVIDRQSNTGSLINLLDADASLARTYRAPDGRRVNLSVAYTKAQRQGKELVGMQTAPLHEQALAAALLVGERTVSANRTMLDRSHRPVPALFWYHIDGRSYAGRFQAKLATIMQVFRHGRTDGALVLVSAEPRIVQDADAWTAPEEFAGLVFPLLQEYVP
- a CDS encoding tetratricopeptide repeat protein, whose amino-acid sequence is MQQAQFREAVIEYKNAARDSPDRAHVHWKLASAASNSRDIPTAFTALKRVVQLDPAHVDARWSLGDLYLAARRVDEAAKLAEGLISEHPRHPAGYLLRAGVALGEDRVADAIAFLQQAADLDPTMLRPLLGLANLYFTRQDLSAAGEWYARAVAADPRSVEARLAHGYFLCATGSVDEGRREFDQAVELSHDQELVRLLLADRYRALGKRDDAERELTGLMADRNSQKARNALIELKLAAGQVEAAKGLAKPILEADEHDAMGLYFKGRIALAGNDLLEAVSLFERSIGRDATLSASHLYLGIARMAQGRAGQAEDALREAVKLRPENGTAHLALARLYLGQHKSSEAEHEAWQALRSDPSNPEGALLAGDALTQAKQWTKAEDVFGEILRQLPGQSIGYVKLAGLRSLQGRPAEAAVLLSEALARAPGDLAILQDSLRALAESNQGPQAERMLNLHVAQAPHDPNIWRLAGRWYVAQHALDQAERAFRKARALAPDVALTHYELGQFYLYRHQLSAAQSAFQVALKKEETNSEFHTALGMTLASQGQLDAANTQYRRAVQLDPGNVVAANNLAADLSERQDLDDALGLALAALDRAPANPAIKDTLGWIYFKKERFADAQRLLAEASTALPQHPVVRYHHAMTLSKIGKQDDALAELKQALLLPGHFAESDRAARMVAANKIEE